A single genomic interval of Rhododendron vialii isolate Sample 1 chromosome 3a, ASM3025357v1 harbors:
- the LOC131318964 gene encoding transcription repressor OFP15-like: MGKKMKFPFLFKTAEEDTTTTITTAASWQWPSCGANKTLSFRAPGGDVFKTMNSAYDTATEPEDPGGGDPVEAVISGLRTAERLFFEPGETSSILGELKTTGQVQICPDKEESSSGSGGGVLVAMDSMDPYADFKTSMEEMVEAEGLKEWDRLEELLGWYLKANGKENHGYIVAAFVDLLAGLAFSTTTTTTCSSSSTTSSDSDDRNRDRSFSVITSTACSLNSPLSFSSSTSTTPCLSSSLEAEDEIHDKTVVDSNGC, encoded by the coding sequence ATGggcaagaaaatgaaattccCATTTCTCTTCAAAACCGCAGAAGAAgacacaaccaccaccattaccaccgCCGCTTCCTGGCAGTGGCCGTCCTGTGGAGCCAACAAAACCCTCTCTTTCCGAGCCCCCGGTGGCGACGTCTTCAAGACCATGAACTCCGCCTACGACACCGCAACGGAGCCGGAGGATCCCGGCGGCGGCGACCCGGTGGAGGCCGTGATCAGTGGGTTGCGGACGGCGGAGCGGCTGTTTTTCGAGCCGGGGGAGACGAGTTCGATTCTCGGGGAGCTGAAAACAACCGGTCAGGTGCAAATTTGTCCGGACAAAGAAGAGAGCAGCAGTGGCAGCGGTGGCGGCGTGCTGGTGGCGATGGACTCGATGGACCCGTACGCGGACTTCAAGACGTCGATGGAGGAGATGGTGGAGGCCGAAGGGCTGAAGGAGTGGGATCGGCTGGAGGAGCTTCTGGGCTGGTATTTGAAGGCCAATGGGAAGGAGAATCATGGGTATATAGTTGCAGCCTTTGTGGATTTGTTGGCTGGTCTTGCTTTCAGCACTACTACGACTActacttgttcttcttcttcaactaCTTCGTCGGATTCCGATGACCGAAATCGAGATCGGTCTTTTTCTGTCATTACTAGCACGGCTTGTTCTCTTAATTCCCCattgtcattttcttcttccactAGTACCACTCCTTGTTTGTCTTCTTCATTGGAAGCAGAGGATGAGATTCATGACAAAACAGTAGTGGATAGTAATGGATGTTAA
- the LOC131319064 gene encoding transcription repressor OFP6-like produces the protein MSSGNRRRLRLSTVTVNLGCSSSCRRPKLSSIFRPKPKPSKPTTTNNPYYSSCSVSATSPPAYYSDAESDDVKSLKSVQGFGRIGGESVAVEKDSDDPYLDFRRSMLQMILENEIYSKEDLKELLNCFLQLNSPYYHGIIVRAFSEIWNGVFSVKAAGGKPRAF, from the coding sequence atgtCCAGCGGCAATCGGAGGAGGCTCCGCCTCTCCACCGTCACGGTCAACCTCGGCTGCAGCAGCAGCTGCCGCCGACCAAAACTCTCCTCCATATTCCGCCCCAAACCAAAGCCATCCAAACCCACCACAACCAACAACCCCTACTACTCCTCCTGCTCCGTTTCCGCCACCTCGCCGCCGGCGTACTACTCCGACGCCGAATCCGACGACGTCAAGAGCCTGAAATCGGTCCAGGGGTTCGGCCGGATCGGCGGCGAGAGCGTGGCGGTGGAGAAGGACTCCGACGACCCGTACTTGGATTTCAGGCGGTCGATGCTCCAGATGATACTGGAGAACGAGATTTACTCCAAGGAGGACCTGAAGGAGCTGCTCAACTGCTTCCTACAGCTCAACTCTCCTTACTACCACGGGATCATCGTCAGGGCTTTCTCCGAGATCTGGAATGGGGTCTTCTCCGTCAAGGCAGCCGGGGGCAAGCCACGTGCCTTCTAA